The sequence GCTCCACGGCCTCCGGCGTGTCAGTGCTGCGCAATACGATGGGAAGGTGTGCCGACGGATCGTCTCCATCTGCTGACGAGCCGTCCCTCTCGTCCTCTCGTGTCCACCACTCGGCATCTGGCAGCACCTTCTGCACCGACGCAAGGGTACAATTGGAAGAGATGATCGCCTCGAAGTCGACCTCAAGATTCTGCAGGTCGGCGATTCTCAACAGCTGCTCAACCACCTGCAAAGCCGCAGATAGGTCGGTCGTTCGCAGGATCGGCTGCGCATAGGAGTTTGACATAGTCGCCATTTTGGCACTGCCACGGATCTCACTGGTGAGCGGCCCTGCCTGACATGCACAACTTGCCATTGCTGAGCCTTTTCCAACCTCAGTTCGTGCAGGCCAGCAGCCGGGTGTTGATGGCTCAGACGGGGCACCAGGTCTCGGCCGTCGGCTCTCCCGGCGGGTCAGCTTCCCCTGTCATCTCCGCAGTTGTCGACGCGCTGGCCTGCGGCCACCCGACCGCCTGGTCGTGACGGGCTCGCATCCGGTCGATGGAGACATCGCCCCTGACTTGTTGAATCGACCCCAGACGCCCGGTCTGCAGCCGTAGCGTCCAGGGTGCCGGTCGGCACGGGCTCGCATTGCCCCATGCCGCCCTGCGGGGCTGACTCATGATTAGCGTGCCACCGCCGACCGGCACCCGCGCGGTGTGGCTCGACAGAGGCATGAACGTGTGAGACCGCACCTTCAAGTCAGGGTGTCCACCGCACACTTCTGCCCCACCGAGCACCTGGTCAGGACGCGCGTGATCACCATCGGAATCGACCCCCACAAGTCCTCTCACACCGCCTTCGCGATCGATGCCGCAGGCCACAAGATTGGCCAGCGGAAGTCCGTCGTCAACGCCGAAACCTTCGGTCAGCTGATGCGCTGGAGCGAGCAGTGGCCCGAGCGTCGCTTCGCCGTCGAAGGCGTCGTCGGGCTCGGGCGGACGCCCGCCCAGCAACTGGCCACTGCGGACGAGGACCTTGTCGATGTGCCCTCGGCCCTGTCTGCCAGGGCCCGTCTCCTGTCGACCGGCGATGACCGCAAGACCGACCCTGCCGACGCGCTGCACGTCGCTCAAGTCGCCCTTTTCAGAACCGACTTGCGCAAGGTCACCGCGGAGGACCAGTCCACGATCCTCCGACTGCTGACCGAGCGACACAATGACCTGGTCAACGAGCGCACCCGCACCACGAACCGCCTGCACGCCGTCCTGCGGGACCTGCTGCCTGGCGGCGCCCCGACCCGGCTCTCGGCGGACGGCCGCCACCTTGATGAAGGGCATCCGACCTCTCACGGCGACGGACAACTGCCGCCGCGACATCGCCCGCGATCTGCTGGCCGACCTGCGTCGCCTCGATCGCCAGGTCAAGGACAACGAGGCCCAGATGCGAGACGCCCTCGCCCCCTCCCGCACCAACCTGACGTCGTTGCCAGGCTTGGGCACCGTGCTGGCCGCGAAGGTCTTGGGCCACATCGGCGACATCAGTCGCTTCCCGACCGAGCACCACTTCGCCAGCTACGTGGGCAACGCGCCCTTGGGATGGCGACGGTGCTCACGACTGACAGTGCCAAGGATGTTGTTCATTGCCACATCCGGACCAGCTGCTCTGATCCCCTTCGTAGTGACATGAGGCTCAGCGAAAACGAAGATCCCCGGTGACAAAGCGGGTCAGGCTCCATCACATCCGTGCGATGCCGAGCATGGCGTGGGTGACGTCGTCGCCATTGAGGCGGCAGTCGCGGAGGATCTTCCAGCTCTTCATACGGGCGAAGACGTGCTCAACGCGGGCGCGGACCCGCTTGTGGGATTTGTTGTGGGCTTGTTTCCAGTCGGACAGTTCTTCCCCTTTACGGCGTCGGTGGGGCATCACGAGCCAGGTGCCTGGATAGCCGCCGTCGGCTATGGTCATGGTCGTGCCGACGGCTGCCTTCGCGCCGGACTCCTCCCACGCCTTGCAGTCGTTGCGGTTGCCGGGCAGGGGCTGGCCAACCACGACGATCAGGCGAGTGTCGGCGTCAATGACGACCTGGTGGTTGGTTGAGTAACCGTAGTTCTTGGACTGCTCGGCGATGGTGTGATCGCGGGTGGGCACCAGAGTGCCGTCGACGATCAGCACGGTTTCCTTTGTGAACCGCTTGCGGGGCTGGAAGACGAGCATAGGCCCGAGGTGATCGATGATCCGGTCCGCCGCCGACTTGGACACCCCGAACAGCAGGGCCAGTTGGCGCATAGTCAGGTTCGTGCGCCAGTAGGCCGCGACCAGTAGTGCCCGGTCCTCCAGTGCCAGGCTCCACGGCCAGCCCCTGCGGACAGCATCCGCACCCTCGCGCCGCAGAACTGTCACCAGCTTCTTGAACTGCCGCGGGACTAGTCCCGTGAACGGGGCTATCCAGAACGGCTCCGACGTCGTGATCACACCAGCCACCGCAGGATCGTTTCACGGTGCCCAGTGCAACGCGAGAATGCCCCTATGACTGAAGAGCTGGTGAGTTTCCTTGAGGCGCGACTGGATGAGGAGGCCGACTTGGCCCGGCGATGCGACGGTGACGGATGCGGTGAGTGGTCTGCCCATGGACACACCGTCGACTTCTGTCAGGTTGACCTCTCCGGCTTCCACCCCACGATTGCTCAGCACGTGGCTCTCCACGACCCGGCCCGCATCTTGCGAGAGATCGAGGCCAAGCGGCGCATCCTGGCCCGCCACGCCCGCGACCCCTGGCCCTGCCACGACTTGCGCGACCTTGCTTCGCCCTACGCCGGCCATCCGGACTTCCCCGCCCGGGCCTGAGCAGCACGAGCAGAGCCTCCGACGAAGATGGGTGCCTGAACCGAGTCCCGCCCACGGAGATCGTTTACGGGACAGCCCTTAGTCAATGGCATCTTTTGGTGTCCGGTGTGTGTCACTACTTGCCTGGTGGTCGATCGCAGATCGAACTCGTTTCGATCGCGACCGGACCGCCATACTTCATCGTTTGCGACGTGTCTGTGGTGCCTTTGCCTCACCTGATTGCCAAGAGAGCGAAGGTCGCTCTGCGCTGACGGTCCCGAAGGCCTCAGAGCCCCGCAACGGATGAGGTGTGGGACGGCTGGGCCGCGAGGAAGATCAGGCAACGCAGGACCGGTGCACGGGAACAGATGCTGGGGTGCGACGACCGACGGCGGGCAAAAGTGGGATGCGGAGACGTCTGCAGTGCACTGGTGTGGCGCTTCCCGGCCTTCGCTTGGCTGTTTCGGCACGCTCCTGCTGACCTTCCGGATTCTGGACGGCGGCTTCTCCATGCACTGAAAAGTTTTCCATGACCGGGCTCCGCCCCTTAGGGTGGCCGGTGCAGCTGGTTCGCCCCGTCCGCCAGGCGGGATGCGTCGCAAGAGGGAACCCGGTGGGAATCCGGGACTGCCCCGCAGCGGTGAGTGGGAACGACCGCCGTCACACGCACTGGGCCCGATCGGGTCTGGGAAGCGACGGCCAGTAGGTGTCCTCCGCAGGGAGGACGTGCCCGCGAGTCCGAAGACCTGCCAACTGCCCGTGCGCGAACCATTCGTGCGCGGAGATCCCGGTGACCTCGTGGGCGGGTCGGCGTACTTGATCCGGCGGAAGACCGCGCTCTGCGCGCGGCTCGGTTTCCGCCCGGTCCGTCACCCCTTCGCGTTCGCGTCCCGTCCCGGGATCCCAGGGAGATGTCTCGCGAAGGAGATTTCCGTGACAGCGCAGTCCGCAGCCGCGGCAGCACGGGCCACCGTGTACGGCTACCCCCGCCAGGGACAGAACCGGGAACTGAAGAAGGCGATCGAGGGCTACTGGAAGGGTCGTGTCGACGCCGACACCCTCCGGACCGTCACCGCAGAACTGCGCCGGACGAACTGGCGGCAGCTGGCCGGGGCCGGCATCCACGAGGTCCCCACCGGTGACTTCTCGTACTACGACCACGTCCCGGACGCCGGTGTCATGGTCGGCGCGATCCCCGAACGCCACCGCGCCGCCGTCGAGGCCGACGCCCTGGACGGCTACTTCGCCATGGCACGCGGCACCCAGGACGTGGCACCGCTGGAGATGACCAAGTGGTTCGACACGAACTACCACTACCTGGTGCCCGAGTTGGGCCCGGACACCGTCTTCACTGCCGACTCCACCAAGCAGGTCTCGGAGCTGAAGGAAGCCCTCGCACTCGGCCTCGCCGTACGGCCCGTCCTCGTCGGACCGGTCACCTACCTCCTGCTCGCCAAGCCCGCGCCGGGCGTGTCCGCCGACTTCGACCCGCTCACCCTCATCGACCGCCTGCTGCCCGTGTACGCCGAGGTCCTCGCCGATCTTCGCGCCGCGGGCGCAGAGTGGGTCCAGCTCGACGAACCGGCTCTGGTGCAGGACCGCACACCCGCCGAACTGAACGCCACCACCCGCGCCTACCGAGATCTCGGCGCGCTGACCGACCGGCCGAAGCTGCTGGTCGCGTCCTACTTCGACCGGCTCGGGGACGCCCTGCCGGTGCTGGCCAAGGCCCCGGTGGAAGGGCTGGCGCTGGACTTCACCGAGTCGGCCGCCGCCAACCTGGACGCGCTCGCCGCCGTGGGCGGACTGCCCGGCAAGCGGCTGATCGCCGGAGTCGTCGACGGCCGCAACATCTGGGTCAACGACCTGGGCAAGTCGCTCACCACGCTCGGCACCCTTCTGGGGCTGGCCGACCGGGTCGACGTGGCCGCCTCCTGCTCCCTCCTCCACGTCCCCCTCGACACCGCCGCCGAACGAGACATCGAACCGCAGATCCGCCGCTGGCTCGCCTTCGCCCGGCAGAAGACCGCGGAGATCGTCACCCTCGCCAAGGGCCTCGCGGGCGGCACCGGCACGATCGCCGCCGAACTCGCCGCCAACCGGGCCGACCTGGCGTCCCGCGCCGGCTCGGCGATCACCCGCGACCCCGCCGTACGGGCCCGGGCCGCCGCCGTGACGGAGGCCGACGCCCGCCGCCCGGAGCCGTACGCGGAGCGGGCCTCGGCCCAGCGCGCCCGCCTGGGCCTGCCGGTGCTGCCGACCACCACCATCGGCTCGTTCCCCCAGACCACGGAGCTGCGCACCGCACGGGCCGACCTGCGCGCCGGGCGGATCGACAGCGCCGGGTACGAGGAGCGCATCAGGGCCGAGATCGGCGAGGTGATCTCGTTCCAGGAGAAGACCGGCCTGGACGTGCTCGTGCACGGCGAGCCCGAACGCAACGACATGGTCCAGTACTTCGCCGAGCAGCTCACCGGATACCTTGCCACCCAGCACGGCTGGGTCCAGTCCTACGGCACCCGTTACGTCCGCCCGCCGATCCTGGCCGGTGACATCTCCCGCCCCGAGCCCATGACGGTGCGCTGGACGACGTACGCCAAGTCGCTCACCGCCAAGCCGGTCAAGGGCATGCTGACCGGTCCGGTCACCATGCTCGCCTGGTCCTTCGTCCGCGACGACCAGCCCCTCGGCGACACCGCCCGGCAGGTCGCCCTCGCCCTGCGCGACGAGGTGAACGACCTTGAGGCCGCCGGGACTTCGGTCATCCAGGTCGACGAACCCGCCCTGCGCGAAACGCTGCCGCTGCGCGCCGCGGACCATCCGGCGTATCTGGCGTGGGCCACCGAGGCGTTCCGCCTCAGCACCGGTGGCGTACGCCCGGACACCCAGGTCCACACCCACATGTGCTACGCCGAGTTCGGTGACATCGTCCAGGCCATCGACGACCTCGACGCCGACGTCATCAGCCTGGAGGCGGCACGCTCACACATGCAGGTCGCCCGGGAACTGGCCGGACACGGCTATCCGCGCGAGGCAGGGCCCGGTGTGTACGACATCCACTCGCCCCGCGTGCCGAGCACCGACGAGGCGGCGGCCCTGCTGCGCAAGGGACTTGAGGCCATCCCCGCCGACCGGCTCTGGGTCAACCCCGACTGCGGCCTGAAGACCCGCGCCTGGCCCGAGACCCGAGCGTCCCTGGAGAACCTGGTCGCCGCGGCCCGGGCGGTCCGCACGGAGCTGTCCACGTCCTGACGCATGACAGGAGCCGGGAGATGGGGCGCGGGCCCTGTCTCCCGGCTCCGGCTCCGGGTTACGGCTCCGGCTCCGGTTCTGGCTCCGAAAATCCGAACCTGGCCGGTCCCTGTGGTGCTACACCTGAAACGGACACGACCTCACGGGGGTGAGCCATGGACGTGGTCAGCACCGCGGAAGTCCCGCAGGAGGAGAGGTTCGGCTTCTGGCGCGAGGTGAGCTCGAAGCTCTGGGTGCCCTACGACACGCGTTGCGAACGGCAGGTGGAGAACACGTTCCGCGCCGAGGTCAGCATCAGTCAACTCGGCCCTGTGCAGGCGACGTTGATGACGACGATGCCGCACTCGGTCCACCGTACGCCCAAGCTCATCCGGCAGACGGATCCCGAGGTGTTCAAGCTGGGCTGCATCTTGCGCGGCTGCGGCAGGATCACGCAGGACGGCCGGTGCACGGATTTCGGAGTCGGGGACCTGATCCTGTTCGACACCTCCCGTCCCTACCTCTCCGGGTTCGCACCGGGTGTGCCGGGAAACCAGCAACTGCTGCTCCTGCGCTTCCCCCGCTCGTTGCTGCCGTTGCCTCCCCGGGACCTGCGGCGCCTGAGCGCGGTTCGCATCCCGGGCGCGCAGGGTGTGGGTGCGCTGTCCTCGCACTTCCTGATGCAGCTCGGCCGGCGCATGGAGGAACTCAGCCCCTCCGACACCGCCCGGTTGTCCACGCTCACCCTCGACGTGCTGACGGCGGCGCTGGCCACCGCGCTGGACGCCCAGAGCCTGGTGCCGCCCCACACCAGGCGGCGAGCGCTCATGGCCCGGATCCACGCCTTCATCCGGGACAACCTGGGCGACCCGAACCTGACCCCGGACACGATCGCGGCGGCCCACCACATCTCCCTGCGCTATCTGCACAAGCTGTTCCGCGAGGAGGGACACACCGTCGGCGGCTGGGTCCGTGAGCGCCGGCTTGAACAGTGCCGTCGCGACCTCGCCGACGCCCGGCTCACCGCCCGGCCGATCGGCGCGATCGCCGCCAGGTGGGGATTCGCCAGCCCCGCGCACTTCAGTCAGGTGTTCCGCGGCTCGTACGGGCTCTCCCCGCGCGAGTTCCGCAGACAGTGCACGCAGACCACAGACCTGTGCACGTACGCGTAAGGACAGGCCCGGTCGTTGCCCGCACCCTTTTCTGAGGGTCACGACTGGAGGTAGACATGCTCAGGAAATTCATTGCCACGGCTGCCGTGGTCACCGGAATCAGCCTCGCGGGGGCGGGCATCGCCACCGCGGTACCGTCCGGGGCCGCCGAGCGGATCACGCCGGCCGGCGGGGTATCGGCCGCCGCCGAATGGCACACGGTCGGCTCCTTCGAGAGGCTGTCGGAATGCCAGGCCGTGGGCAGGGCGTACGTCGCTCTGGGCCTTGCCAAGGCCTGGGCCTGCGACGACGTCGGCTACTGGCGTCTGCGCGTCCTGGACTGATCGCGTGGCCGGCCCGGCAGCCGACACGGCGGGCGGTTCCGATGGGTGCCGCACGCCGCTGGTCTCCGGAATCGGGGGTGCCGGGCCGGTCGCCACGAACAAGCCACCGGCTGCACGTATTTCGCGGATCGCCGCGCCAACTGCCCTTGCCTGCCTCTATGTTCACTGCGGCACGTCGCCGCGACAGTCACCCGAACCTGGAGGCCCCGCCCATGCGTACCTCGCTCCGCACCACGGTGGTCGGCGCGGTCGCCGCCGTCACCGTCCTGGCCGGGGGAACCGCCCACGCGACCCCGCCCGGCCCCGGAGTCACCGGCACACTGATCACGCAGAAGACCGTCGGCGGCACCGACTACGTCGTCCGGGAGATCACCGTGCCGCCCGGCCAGGCCACGGGCTGGCACTACCACGACGGCCCGCTCTACGCGTACGTGAAGCAGGGCACGCTCAGCCACTTCGACTCCACGTGCGCCTCGGACGGCGTGTACCCGAAGGGCAGCACAGTCCAGGAGCCGGCCGGGTCCGGCAACGTGCACATAGGCCGCAATCTGGGGGACACGCCGGTCGTGCTCACCGTGCTGTACGTACTGCCGCACGGCGCGCCCTTCTCCGAGGACGCCCCGAACCCGGGGTGCGCGTTCGAGTAGCGGCGGTATCCGGCTCAGGCCGTGGTGGCTCGGTCGCGATCCCGGTCCCGGCTCCGGTTCCGGTCCCGGTCCCGGTCGTGGTCCCGGTTCAGGCGCTTGCGGAGCGTCTGGGCGAACTCCTCCGCCTCCGCCAGCTGCCCGCGGAGCTTCTCCACCTGCCAGACGGCATGCTGCTCGTACTCGCGGACGCGCCTCAGCAGGGACTGCCGCTCGTACGCCGACAGGTCCTCGTCGGAGTCGAGGCGGTCGGTGACCGCGAGCAGGTCGCGCATCTGTTCCAGGGAGAAGTCGAGCGGCTGCATGCGGCGGATCGCCTTGAGCCGGGCGACGTCCTCCCTGGTGTAGAGGCGGAAGCCGCCCTGGGAGCAGGCGGAGGGGGCGACCAGGCCGGTCGCCTCGTAGTGCCGGATCGTGCGCAGTGCCAGCTCCGTGCGCGCGCCGACCTCGCCGATCTGCATGTGCTCACTGCTCATTCGGGCGCCCTACCTCGTCTGTCTCGTCTGGGTCCGCCGCCCGGGCCATGGGGCGGCCGACGTCGATCGCTACGGTGACGTCGAGGTGAAGTATGTGATCATCAGGCCGGTTCCTTGTCGTTCCCACTCCGTGGGACGGAGAAAAAGTTCCCGTGGTGCGGAAAACGGGTTCCCGTGGTCCCGACCGGCTCGGCGCGGCGCCCGGCGGCGTTCCTCAGCCCTTCACCGCCCCCGCCGTGAGGCCCTGGACGATGTGCCGGCTGGCGAAGGCGAACAGCACCATCGTGGGCAGGATGGTGAGGACCGCCGCCGCGGACATCGAGCCCCAGTCGATGTTGAAGCTGGAGATGAACCCGTTCAGCGCCGTGGGGACGGTCTTGTTGCTGTCGCTGTTCATCAGCGTCACGGACAGGAACAGCTCGTTCCAGCAGTTGACGAAGTTGAAGATGAACGCCGCGATGATCCCGGGCCGCATCACCGGCAGCAGCACCCGGAACAGCGCCCCGAACCGGGACAGGCCGTCGATCATCGCGGCCTCCTCCAGCGCGTCCGGGATGTTCTCGAAGAAGCCCCGGAGCATCACCGTGCAGAACGGGATGCAGACCGCGATGTAGACGAGGATGAGCCCGAGCCGGTTGTCGACCATCTTGAGGTCGGTCATCAGCAGGTACAGCGGCCCCAGCGCGATGAACGTCGGGATCATCTGGGTGACCAGGGCGGCCATCAGCAGCGCCGACTTCGTACGGAACTCGAAGCGGGCCAGTACGTACGCCGACAGCATCGAGATGACGGTGGCGATCGCGGCGGCGACGGTGGCCACGATGAGGCTGTTGGTGAGGTAGACGCCGAAGTCGGCCTTGCCGAACAGTCCGCTGTAGTTCTCCAGCGAGAAGTGCTCGGGCCAGTAGGCGATCGGGAAGGCGAAGATGTCGCCGGGCGCCTTGAGGGACGTGATGGTGATCCAGTAGAGGGGGAAGACGGTGAAGACCAGCCACAGCCCCAGGAAGGTGAACTTGGTGGCCCGGCCCGCCGTGGACTCCTTGCCGATCACGGCTTCACCTCTCGCTTCTCGCGCGTGGCCAGGAGGAAGAAGACCGCGAACACCAGCAGGGTGGCGACGACGATGAGGCCGAGCGCGGAGGCTCTGCCGTAGTCGCCCTGCTGAGTGATCTTGATCATCCAGGTGGTCACGATGTGCGTCTCGTTGTTCGGCCCGCCGCCGGTCATCCCGAAGATCAGGTCGGGGAAGTTGAAGATCCAGATGATGCGCAGCAGCACGGTCAGCGCGAGCGTGACCCTGATGTACGGAATGGTGATCTGGAAGAGCGTGCGCACCTTGCCGGCGCCGTCCAGCGCCGAGGCCTCGTACAGCTCCTCGGGGATGGACTGCAGCGCGGCCAGGATCATGATCGTGAAGAAGGTGACCCCGTACCAGATGTTGGCGACCACGACGGCGAACATCGCCGTCTTCGGGTCGGCCAGCCAGGCGACCGGCTCGTCGATCAGGCCGACCTTCTGGAGCAGGTCGTTGACGACGCCGAACTCGCTGTTGAACATCCAGCGGAACAGGATGCCGATGAGGAATCCGGAGATCGCCCACGGGAAGAAGATGAGCGCCTGGTAGAGCCCGCGGAAGCGGAATCTGCGGCGCAGCCACAGGGCGAGGGCGAAGCCGATGACCAGCTGGGGCACGATCGAGCCGAACACCCAGATCGCGGTGTTGCTCAGCACGGTGCCCCAGGCGGGGTCGGCGAAGACGTCGCGGAAGTTCTGCAGGCCCACCCAGGAGGTGTCGGTCAGGTCCGTCAGGTTCCAGTGCCGGAAGGCCATCTGGCTGCCGGCGATCATCGGGTAGTACGTGAAGACCGCCACGAAGATCGCGGCCGGGGTCATGAAGAGGGTGATGAGGAAACCGCGCCGAGCGGTGAACTCCGGTTTACGGCGGCCTGGTTGCACCTTGCGGACGGGCCGGGCGCCCCCGTTGCCGGAGGCCCCCGCCGAAGCCGTCTTGGCCGTCTGCGTCGTTGACGTCGTTTCGGACGCGGTGGGCATGGCTAGTTCTCCTGCTGCCGCTTCTCGGTCCAGTACGTGTCCCAGCCGGCCAGCAGTTCCTTGGGCGTCGTCTTGCCGAGGACCATCTTCTGGATGTCGGCGTCGGCCTTCTGCTGCCACTCGGCCCACCAGGCGACACCGCGCGGCTGGCTGACGTTGAGGTAGGTGTCCGGGTTCTCCGTCATGGTGACGTAGCTGGACCAGGGGCCGGTCTTGTAGAACGGGTCCTCGGCGGCCGACTTGAGGATCGGCACCAGGCTGTTCTTCTTGGTGAAGCTCGTCGACGCCTTGCCCTCGGAGAGGAACTCGACCAGCTTGACCGCTTCCTTCTTGTGCTTGCTGCCCTTCGCGACGCCCCATCCGGCGGTGGCGAGCGGCTGTACGGTCTTGCCGCTGGGGCCTGCCACCAGCGGGGCGGTGCTCCACTGGTCCTTCTTGATGGACTTGGACTCCGAGACGGTGGCGATCACCTCGGGGTCCTGCAGCAGGAAGGCCGTGGAGCCGTTGGAGAAGCCCTCGACCATCTCCGGGTAGCCCCAGGAGACGGACGACTTCGGGGACGCCTCCTTGAAGAGCTTGAGGTAGGTCTGCATGGCGTCGAGCGCCTCGGGCGCGGAGAAGATCGTCTTGCCGTCCTTCAGCTTGAAGCCGTCGGCGGGGTCGATCTCGTCGGCGACGTACGCCTCGATGATGGCGGTCGCGTTGCCCTGTGCGTTGGCTCCGCCGCGGAAGGCGTACCCGTACTTGCGCTTGCCCGGGTCATGGATGGCCGAGGCCTGTTCAAGGAGTTCGTCCCAGCTGGCCGGCGGCTTGCTGAAGCCGGCCTCCTTGATCAGGTCGGTGCGGTAGAAGACGCTCAGGCCGTAGAAGCCGTAAGGGACGAAGTACGTCTTGCCCTTGGCGTCCTGGGATGCCTTGACGGCGTTCTCCGTCATCGCCTCCCAGCCCTTCCAGCCGGTGAGGTCCTTCTTCATGTCGTAGATCCAGCCGTTGTTCGACCAGGGTCCGACGGTGGTGTCCCGCACTTCGAGGGTGTCGACCCCGCTGCCGGACTGGAGCATCTGCTGGATCTTCTGGTCGGCCTGCTCGGTGGGCGGCGAGATCAGGTTGACCTTGATCTTGGGGTTCTGCTGCTGGAAGTCCGCTATGAGGCCCTTGATCAGGTCCGTGCGAGCGGGGTTGGTCAGGCTCTCCACCATGTTGAGGGTGACCGTGCCGTCGGCCTGCGAGCCGCTCATGCTGCTACAGCCGGTCAGGACCATCGTGGCGGCGGTGCCGAGGGCGAGAACTGCCGTCCTTCTTCTCATCGTGCCGACCTCTTTCTGTGCTGCTGTGCTGGGGACGGGGCGTTACGGAGAGCGCGGGGGCATGGTGCGGGTGCCGGGCCGCGCCTACGACACGCCGGGTTGTTCGCGGGCCGCGCGGGCCCATCGGCCGAGGAGGGGAACGCAGTCCTCGGCGAAGTACTCGTAGTCGGCCGCGGTGTTGTAGACGTGTGCGGACAGCCGCATGTAGCCGATGCCGTCGAAGCTGGTGAAGGCCGCCTCCACGCCGAGTTCGCGGGCGGCCCGGTCGCGCAGCGCGTCGGCCTCGACTCGGCTGCCCGCCAGGCCGTCCGGCAGCCGTACCAGCCGCATGCCCGGGACCGGCATGCCCACGTCGACGGTGCCGGTGACGCCGCTCAGTTCGGCGAAGGCGGCGCCGATGACGCGCTCGCCGTAGCCGGCCAGCTCGTCCATGTACCGGCGGGCGGTGTCCCAGCCCCAGGTGCCCTCGACGAAGTCCAGGGCCGTCGGTGCCGCGAGATAGCCGGTGGCGTCGATCGTGCCCTGCTGGTCGAAGCGGTCGGGATACGGGTCGGCGGCGCCCCACGAGTCGATCAGAGGGTAGAGCTCCTCGCGCAGCTCGCCTCGGGCGACCAGCGTGGCGGTGCCGCGTGGCGTGCAGCCCCACTTGTGCAGGTTGCCGACCCAGAAGTCGCAGGCCAGGCCCTCCAGCGGGGCCTCGATCAGACCGGGGGCGTGCGCGCCGTCCACCAGCAGGGGGATTCCGCGCCGCCTGGCCTCGGCGCCGATCAGCTCCACCGGGAGCCTGCGCGCGGTCGCGGAGGTGATCTGGTCGATGACGATCAGGTCCGTGTCCTCGTCGAGGGCGGCGACCACGGCCTCGTACGCCTGCTCCTCGCTCGCGTCCAGCGGTATGCGGGCCGTGCGCACCTCGCCGCCCCAGCGCCGGGCGAGGCGTTCGGCGCCCATGGTCACGGCGCCGTAGCCGTGATCGGTGACGACGATCCCGCCACCGCGGCGGCGCTGGAGGGAGGCGTACACGACGCTGATGCCGGCGCTCGCGTTCGGCACCAGGGCCACGTCGTCGGGGGCGACCCGCAGGAAGGCCGCGAGGTCGACCCTGGTGGCGGCGATCCGCTGCGGAAGGGCCGGAAACCACACCACCGGCGAGCTGTCCATCTCGGCGCGGAACTCGTTCTGCCGCTCCTGGGCCACCAGGGGGACCGCCCCGAACGAGCCGTGGTTCAGGTGCTTCATGACGGGGTCCAGCGACCACGCCCGGGCAGCGGGCCGACCGTCTGCCAGCAGCAACGGGCGCGGGGCTGTGGTGACCTCGGTCTCGCTCACATCACTCCACTTCTACCGAACCCGATGTCCGCCCGCATCAGACCGTAGACATCTGACGCTGGGCGGGACACGTATGATGACTCGGCATCCTGCACGGCATTTTTGCGCCACGCAAGGGGTCTGCAGCGATAGTCATCAGATGACTTTCGGTCGATACATCGGAGACATCTGACGACTTCGAGTCGCTAGAGTGCCCGGGGGCTACGGTGCCGCCACCGGCCCGCCACGGGAGGAAACGGATGTCCGCAGTCGACAGGGCGTTCCACGGCCTGCGTCACATGATCGCGACGGGGCGGCTCGGGCCGGGAGAACGCATTCCGCCCGAGGCCGAGCTCGGCGAGGAGCTCGGTGTCTCGCGGGGCCCGCTGCGGGAGGCCGTCCGGATGCTCTCGGCCCTGGGTGTGGTCGAGCCACGGCACGGCTCGGGGACCTACGTGTCCCAGCTCAGGCCGGAGGACATCATCGGCAGCCTCTCGCTGACCCTCGAACTCCTGCCGCTGGCGGGCCTGTTGGAGGTGTACGAGATCCGGCGGGTG is a genomic window of Streptomyces sp. NBC_00414 containing:
- a CDS encoding DUF6221 family protein; protein product: MTEELVSFLEARLDEEADLARRCDGDGCGEWSAHGHTVDFCQVDLSGFHPTIAQHVALHDPARILREIEAKRRILARHARDPWPCHDLRDLASPYAGHPDFPARA
- a CDS encoding helix-turn-helix domain-containing protein; amino-acid sequence: MDVVSTAEVPQEERFGFWREVSSKLWVPYDTRCERQVENTFRAEVSISQLGPVQATLMTTMPHSVHRTPKLIRQTDPEVFKLGCILRGCGRITQDGRCTDFGVGDLILFDTSRPYLSGFAPGVPGNQQLLLLRFPRSLLPLPPRDLRRLSAVRIPGAQGVGALSSHFLMQLGRRMEELSPSDTARLSTLTLDVLTAALATALDAQSLVPPHTRRRALMARIHAFIRDNLGDPNLTPDTIAAAHHISLRYLHKLFREEGHTVGGWVRERRLEQCRRDLADARLTARPIGAIAARWGFASPAHFSQVFRGSYGLSPREFRRQCTQTTDLCTYA
- a CDS encoding MerR family transcriptional regulator codes for the protein MSSEHMQIGEVGARTELALRTIRHYEATGLVAPSACSQGGFRLYTREDVARLKAIRRMQPLDFSLEQMRDLLAVTDRLDSDEDLSAYERQSLLRRVREYEQHAVWQVEKLRGQLAEAEEFAQTLRKRLNRDHDRDRDRNRSRDRDRDRATTA
- a CDS encoding transposase, whose protein sequence is MAGVITTSEPFWIAPFTGLVPRQFKKLVTVLRREGADAVRRGWPWSLALEDRALLVAAYWRTNLTMRQLALLFGVSKSAADRIIDHLGPMLVFQPRKRFTKETVLIVDGTLVPTRDHTIAEQSKNYGYSTNHQVVIDADTRLIVVVGQPLPGNRNDCKAWEESGAKAAVGTTMTIADGGYPGTWLVMPHRRRKGEELSDWKQAHNKSHKRVRARVEHVFARMKSWKILRDCRLNGDDVTHAMLGIARM
- a CDS encoding cupin domain-containing protein; the protein is MRTSLRTTVVGAVAAVTVLAGGTAHATPPGPGVTGTLITQKTVGGTDYVVREITVPPGQATGWHYHDGPLYAYVKQGTLSHFDSTCASDGVYPKGSTVQEPAGSGNVHIGRNLGDTPVVLTVLYVLPHGAPFSEDAPNPGCAFE
- a CDS encoding transposase, with protein sequence MKGIRPLTATDNCRRDIARDLLADLRRLDRQVKDNEAQMRDALAPSRTNLTSLPGLGTVLAAKVLGHIGDISRFPTEHHFASYVGNAPLGWRRCSRLTVPRMLFIATSGPAALIPFVVT
- the metE gene encoding 5-methyltetrahydropteroyltriglutamate--homocysteine S-methyltransferase encodes the protein MTAQSAAAAARATVYGYPRQGQNRELKKAIEGYWKGRVDADTLRTVTAELRRTNWRQLAGAGIHEVPTGDFSYYDHVPDAGVMVGAIPERHRAAVEADALDGYFAMARGTQDVAPLEMTKWFDTNYHYLVPELGPDTVFTADSTKQVSELKEALALGLAVRPVLVGPVTYLLLAKPAPGVSADFDPLTLIDRLLPVYAEVLADLRAAGAEWVQLDEPALVQDRTPAELNATTRAYRDLGALTDRPKLLVASYFDRLGDALPVLAKAPVEGLALDFTESAAANLDALAAVGGLPGKRLIAGVVDGRNIWVNDLGKSLTTLGTLLGLADRVDVAASCSLLHVPLDTAAERDIEPQIRRWLAFARQKTAEIVTLAKGLAGGTGTIAAELAANRADLASRAGSAITRDPAVRARAAAVTEADARRPEPYAERASAQRARLGLPVLPTTTIGSFPQTTELRTARADLRAGRIDSAGYEERIRAEIGEVISFQEKTGLDVLVHGEPERNDMVQYFAEQLTGYLATQHGWVQSYGTRYVRPPILAGDISRPEPMTVRWTTYAKSLTAKPVKGMLTGPVTMLAWSFVRDDQPLGDTARQVALALRDEVNDLEAAGTSVIQVDEPALRETLPLRAADHPAYLAWATEAFRLSTGGVRPDTQVHTHMCYAEFGDIVQAIDDLDADVISLEAARSHMQVARELAGHGYPREAGPGVYDIHSPRVPSTDEAAALLRKGLEAIPADRLWVNPDCGLKTRAWPETRASLENLVAAARAVRTELSTS